From one Bacteroides fragilis NCTC 9343 genomic stretch:
- a CDS encoding clostripain-related cysteine peptidase: MKRMYYIGYMLCLLLAGCVVGEKADGLLEQRLSDRTLLVYMGGDNDLADETDEKLSALTEAWDRFPGHLLIYQDKKGADSTRLLEVCLDEQGEKVTKILAKYKQENSAGASVFARVVNEAMARYPSVDPGLIVFSHTSGWLPSGTAVVPAGITRSVIKDNHYEMSLQDFASAIPDGQFNFILFEGCFMAGLEVAYELKDKTQYIVGSSAEMLSPGFTPVYQQMFPLLYKKEADLPAVAAAYYDYYNSMEGDNRSATISVIQTSGLEMLKVQLRAAESRVERWEWIDRSGLQAFDRLSDGRHLFYDASAYIKRIGSVEESAAFDEALEQVIIYKAATENFMPESVGGFTIDEHCGMTLYIPDATVPTLLTERKKLKLMQ, from the coding sequence ATGAAAAGAATGTATTACATAGGATATATGCTCTGCTTGTTGCTTGCCGGTTGTGTAGTCGGTGAGAAAGCGGACGGCCTGTTGGAGCAACGTCTGTCTGATCGTACCCTTTTGGTCTATATGGGAGGGGATAATGATTTAGCCGACGAGACCGACGAAAAATTGTCAGCGTTAACAGAGGCGTGGGACAGGTTTCCGGGGCATCTATTGATTTATCAGGATAAAAAAGGAGCGGATAGTACCCGCTTGCTAGAGGTTTGTTTGGATGAACAGGGAGAAAAGGTAACAAAAATATTGGCTAAGTATAAACAGGAGAATTCAGCCGGTGCCTCCGTGTTCGCACGGGTTGTCAATGAGGCTATGGCCCGGTATCCTTCCGTTGATCCGGGATTGATCGTATTCTCCCATACCAGCGGATGGTTACCGTCGGGGACGGCAGTGGTTCCGGCCGGTATTACCCGCTCGGTTATCAAGGACAATCATTACGAGATGAGTTTACAGGATTTTGCTTCAGCCATTCCGGACGGGCAATTTAATTTTATCCTTTTTGAAGGGTGTTTTATGGCCGGGCTCGAGGTGGCATACGAACTGAAAGATAAAACGCAATATATTGTGGGTTCATCAGCCGAAATGCTTTCACCGGGTTTTACTCCTGTCTATCAACAAATGTTTCCGTTGCTTTATAAAAAAGAAGCGGATCTTCCGGCAGTGGCTGCTGCCTATTACGATTATTACAACAGTATGGAAGGCGACAATCGTTCGGCTACCATCAGTGTGATTCAGACGTCCGGCCTGGAAATGTTGAAAGTTCAACTTCGGGCGGCCGAGAGTCGTGTGGAGCGTTGGGAATGGATAGATCGTAGCGGATTGCAGGCTTTTGACCGCTTATCGGACGGGCGGCATCTCTTTTATGATGCTTCGGCCTATATAAAACGGATTGGAAGTGTTGAAGAATCTGCTGCTTTTGACGAGGCTCTGGAGCAAGTTATCATTTATAAAGCAGCCACGGAGAACTTCATGCCGGAGAGTGTAGGGGGATTTACCATTGACGAACATTGTGGCATGACGTTGTATATACCCGATGCTACTGTTCCCACATTATTGACCGAAAGAAAGAAACTGAAGTTAATGCAATAG
- a CDS encoding DUF5029 domain-containing protein — MKLNKLFTFTLAALAMAACSNDDEPGIDKGGQKGELIDAISIAFTSSSAPATRADKGEIEGVGTENNVYVAYLFAKENDPQHEGAKVGDWTVKRVAGDSNTDDKDVAAAIGEGDVATPGTKKNMCTFNGVRQGDSVYVVVNDPQMTLATAQTLAHQGDKSEAAIRAYISNLSKSYLNDLTVTKDGTQGKKYIMAGVSAIPTNPNIPNGSTVKVSIPLNRELAKVFFNASVTTNPVYEAYGKMAIKDAVWENPTGTKDPDGIVVVRIPRRVSPFTAQARDWYFPQSADATAKDWDVEGWLKAFAGESQSVPGTAEVPGTTLALNKGEYNADAKEYRLTWVVGEKALADGATPAAASMVYVKSDKLYSPYFYVTPNYADNAGCATVVVTQATYIGANTLLEPTITEQMLSEALDDSDFQTATSTDGSVKYDKLAADFWNTGANVAALVAFLEKNATYKLALRGETDPSKKEAAITIKPNDKRYYRADVANYSDDETTSMKITERNTFYHITGTITTLGAKSIEDAINSDNIDMLVQVVVKPWKYVVNNINM, encoded by the coding sequence ATGAAATTAAACAAATTGTTTACGTTTACATTGGCAGCCCTTGCGATGGCTGCATGTAGTAATGATGACGAACCGGGTATTGATAAAGGTGGTCAGAAAGGTGAATTGATTGATGCTATCAGCATTGCTTTTACCAGTTCTTCAGCTCCTGCTACCCGTGCAGACAAAGGTGAGATAGAAGGAGTGGGCACTGAAAATAATGTATATGTAGCCTATCTCTTTGCTAAAGAGAATGATCCCCAGCATGAAGGTGCAAAAGTGGGTGACTGGACTGTAAAGCGTGTAGCTGGTGATAGTAATACAGACGATAAGGATGTTGCAGCTGCAATCGGTGAGGGCGATGTGGCAACTCCTGGGACGAAGAAAAATATGTGTACGTTCAACGGTGTACGCCAGGGAGATAGTGTTTATGTGGTTGTGAATGATCCTCAGATGACCCTTGCTACCGCTCAGACATTGGCGCATCAGGGTGACAAGTCGGAAGCCGCTATCCGTGCGTATATCTCTAATCTCTCTAAAAGTTATCTGAATGATCTGACCGTTACTAAAGACGGGACGCAGGGTAAGAAGTATATCATGGCAGGTGTATCGGCTATTCCTACCAACCCGAATATCCCGAACGGATCTACCGTGAAAGTTTCGATTCCTCTGAATCGTGAATTAGCCAAAGTATTCTTTAATGCCTCTGTTACTACCAACCCCGTATACGAGGCTTATGGTAAGATGGCAATTAAAGATGCAGTATGGGAAAATCCGACAGGTACTAAAGACCCCGATGGTATTGTCGTAGTACGTATTCCGAGACGTGTTTCTCCGTTCACGGCACAGGCTCGTGACTGGTATTTCCCGCAGAGTGCGGATGCAACTGCTAAAGACTGGGATGTGGAAGGTTGGTTGAAAGCATTTGCAGGTGAAAGCCAATCTGTACCCGGTACTGCAGAAGTTCCTGGAACGACTCTTGCATTGAATAAGGGAGAATACAATGCAGATGCGAAAGAATATCGTCTGACATGGGTTGTAGGTGAAAAAGCATTGGCTGATGGAGCTACTCCTGCAGCTGCTTCGATGGTATACGTTAAGAGTGACAAGTTATATTCTCCTTATTTTTATGTAACTCCTAACTATGCCGACAATGCCGGTTGTGCTACTGTTGTAGTTACTCAGGCTACTTATATCGGTGCTAATACTCTGCTTGAACCGACTATTACAGAACAGATGTTGAGCGAAGCTTTGGATGATTCTGATTTCCAAACTGCTACTTCTACTGACGGAAGTGTCAAGTATGATAAATTGGCTGCTGATTTTTGGAATACTGGTGCGAATGTAGCAGCATTGGTTGCGTTCCTGGAAAAGAATGCGACATATAAACTTGCGTTGAGAGGTGAAACAGATCCAAGTAAGAAAGAAGCTGCTATTACGATTAAACCTAACGATAAACGTTACTATCGCGCTGATGTTGCCAACTATAGCGATGACGAAACAACTTCAATGAAGATTACCGAACGCAACACATTCTATCATATAACAGGTACCATCACTACACTGGGTGCCAAGAGCATTGAAGATGCTATCAATTCGGATAATATCGACATGCTTGTACAGGTAGTTGTTAAGCCATGGAAATATGTTGTTAACAATATAAATATGTAA
- a CDS encoding FimB/Mfa2 family fimbrial subunit — translation MKKLLPILLGVTLLLNSCIKDDMDACAGYMHIYFSYIYGGANRFFETVSTPTQLHFYKQKHKYRELEIAVDEIGLTEPYRFLKNFDDTDSLELIAWTQDEAIDYVDTPDTPIGEGYVKLKEITDGSGICRPVDDLLYGRIAIDAGLRENRNIVTIPFVRAVCRTRITMIPQTVEDQVVEEGGTTRAASSIIPSPEDFKFHLYGTRSGVDYNNKANADEVVLEPQCYYEESTGNVLTPWFGSFSSEGKYLKVNVFIRDEQVASFDCAPIELTSVPGNFIDLVIDGHYVKPVMQVRVNGWKVATIESNM, via the coding sequence ATGAAGAAATTGCTACCGATACTTTTAGGGGTTACCCTACTGTTGAATTCATGTATTAAAGATGATATGGATGCTTGTGCCGGATATATGCACATCTATTTCAGCTATATTTATGGTGGAGCCAACCGCTTTTTTGAGACGGTTTCTACTCCTACGCAACTTCATTTTTATAAACAGAAGCATAAATATCGGGAGTTGGAAATAGCCGTGGATGAAATAGGACTGACCGAACCTTATCGCTTCCTGAAAAACTTTGATGATACGGATAGCCTGGAACTGATAGCTTGGACACAGGATGAGGCGATTGATTATGTGGATACTCCTGATACTCCCATAGGAGAGGGGTATGTGAAATTAAAAGAAATTACCGATGGCAGCGGAATCTGCCGACCTGTTGACGACCTGTTGTACGGACGCATTGCCATAGATGCCGGTTTGCGCGAAAATCGCAATATTGTAACCATTCCGTTTGTACGTGCTGTGTGCCGTACACGTATAACGATGATTCCTCAGACAGTAGAGGATCAGGTCGTTGAAGAAGGAGGAACGACGCGTGCTGCAAGCAGCATTATTCCTTCACCCGAAGATTTTAAATTCCACCTTTACGGTACGCGTAGCGGTGTCGATTATAATAATAAAGCAAATGCGGATGAGGTAGTACTTGAGCCCCAGTGCTATTACGAAGAAAGTACCGGAAATGTGCTCACACCCTGGTTCGGTTCTTTTTCTTCAGAAGGAAAGTATCTGAAAGTGAATGTGTTTATTCGTGATGAACAGGTCGCTTCATTCGATTGCGCACCTATCGAGTTGACTTCTGTTCCGGGCAACTTCATTGATCTGGTGATTGACGGACATTATGTGAAGCCCGTTATGCAAGTTCGTGTCAATGGCTGGAAAGTGGCGACAATAGAAAGTAATATGTAG
- a CDS encoding fimbrial protein: MKRILICRLMVFLTVALVSCSDDTSESIPQNPDKDMYLRVNVPRTYASGADETDSKETVINGIDVLVFAPGTASQSGLFLKSVSEGTPVTGKNTFQVTMPVGEGLEVHVFTNCHEELVRSGAYKGLGMKMDALLEKMISKVENNSTGTDCLPMHGFLSGVTVAKESVGKTLSVPVLRSVAAVQAKVDEAHTGNPGELLDSEGKVIFKLREFYAYFPADSGRLAPLKEVYETAVAGSEEEKKTRNVVKTTLPDKLGVRPIGDKLFLKSEAPVALAGPLYLYENTYYSDNGFDQPGSVAGNTQVATTRLVVGGVYGEDTEVSYYRIDLTDPDDPKKLVEILRNHKYTFQIMNVSGSGYDNPDDAAVGVPMNIYVKVIDWIDVNTEIDFDRENWFSSATKKIVLSGYADSQKSVSIDSDVTFGPFWQLSFNTSSTVNGNASVVPVTVAEGAASAMISNDRYEITVTGNTLTVKAKKTYGDLPAGQAYDDDFYIKVKNLTVHFKLTQVDRSPDDWGNGGTQEDEL, from the coding sequence ATGAAAAGAATTCTGATATGTCGATTGATGGTGTTTCTGACCGTGGCTTTGGTTTCGTGTTCGGATGATACTTCCGAAAGTATCCCTCAGAACCCGGATAAGGATATGTACCTCCGTGTGAATGTTCCCCGCACTTATGCTTCCGGAGCTGATGAGACAGATAGTAAAGAGACGGTGATTAACGGCATTGACGTATTGGTATTTGCTCCGGGAACAGCCTCCCAGAGCGGATTGTTTCTGAAATCGGTATCCGAAGGAACACCGGTTACCGGTAAGAATACGTTTCAGGTGACTATGCCTGTGGGGGAAGGATTGGAGGTACATGTATTTACGAATTGCCATGAAGAGTTGGTGCGTAGCGGTGCCTATAAAGGACTGGGCATGAAGATGGACGCTTTACTGGAAAAGATGATATCTAAGGTAGAAAATAATTCGACAGGAACTGACTGTTTGCCGATGCACGGCTTTTTGTCAGGTGTCACTGTAGCGAAAGAATCGGTGGGTAAAACGCTTAGCGTACCGGTGCTGCGTTCCGTAGCTGCTGTCCAGGCGAAAGTGGATGAAGCGCATACGGGAAATCCGGGTGAGTTGTTGGATAGCGAGGGTAAAGTGATTTTTAAGTTGCGTGAGTTTTATGCTTATTTCCCGGCAGATAGCGGTAGGCTGGCACCGTTGAAGGAGGTTTATGAAACGGCAGTCGCCGGTTCGGAAGAGGAGAAAAAGACCCGTAACGTCGTTAAAACAACTTTACCCGATAAATTGGGTGTCCGTCCGATAGGGGATAAGCTTTTCCTGAAAAGTGAGGCTCCCGTGGCACTTGCGGGGCCGCTCTATCTATACGAAAACACTTATTATTCGGATAACGGTTTTGATCAGCCCGGATCTGTTGCCGGCAATACCCAAGTGGCTACTACCCGTCTGGTGGTAGGCGGAGTGTATGGAGAGGATACGGAAGTCAGTTATTACCGGATTGACCTGACAGATCCGGACGACCCGAAAAAATTGGTTGAAATATTACGTAATCATAAGTATACCTTTCAAATCATGAATGTCTCGGGATCGGGCTATGACAATCCTGACGATGCGGCTGTAGGGGTTCCGATGAATATCTATGTAAAAGTGATTGACTGGATCGATGTAAATACCGAAATTGATTTTGACCGTGAGAACTGGTTCTCTTCGGCTACAAAGAAGATTGTTTTGTCCGGCTATGCAGATTCACAAAAGTCGGTTTCCATAGACAGTGATGTCACATTCGGTCCTTTCTGGCAATTGAGTTTTAACACGTCGAGTACGGTTAACGGTAATGCTTCGGTTGTGCCTGTAACGGTGGCTGAAGGTGCTGCATCGGCTATGATCTCCAATGACCGTTATGAAATAACCGTTACTGGGAATACTCTTACCGTAAAGGCTAAAAAAACTTACGGAGATCTTCCTGCCGGGCAGGCTTATGATGACGATTTCTATATAAAAGTAAAGAATTTGACGGTGCATTTTAAACTGACTCAAGTGGATCGTTCACCCGATGATTGGGGAAACGGCGGGACTCAGGAAGATGAACTGTAA
- a CDS encoding fimbrillin family protein: MKIKKCKIDCFQKSCILLCMALFSCSQYDCVVPDNGKTGEGERASLGIGGVSTGRLEVLTRSVTAELTAATDAIGIFRKEDTGKGYEPVHNRKYTYGTPLWETDGEEVVLIDEPAELTAYYPYREDGASSVGLSSELYVASKEIYYCPFKASNSTGPITLNLRRAYALLRFNFIRGVADGTPTSAKGEYTGDGKISSFTFKATLRIAGILDLFTGTVEGEAREVTFNYNVPISIGTTAAPAVLDYMVVPSDFTGELSFTLMVDGKEMKGKISASDLCGTSGKLAEGTKYEINAIIRPTEVEIGTVKVEEWIREVVKDPSGDPFVPQ; this comes from the coding sequence ATGAAAATAAAGAAGTGTAAAATAGATTGTTTTCAGAAATCCTGCATTCTTCTGTGTATGGCGCTCTTCTCCTGTTCGCAATATGATTGCGTTGTTCCGGATAACGGAAAAACAGGAGAAGGGGAGCGCGCTTCTTTAGGTATAGGCGGTGTTTCAACGGGGCGGTTAGAGGTACTTACGCGTTCGGTGACTGCCGAACTGACTGCTGCGACTGATGCTATCGGTATATTTCGAAAAGAAGATACCGGAAAGGGTTATGAGCCCGTTCATAACAGAAAGTATACGTATGGAACTCCACTTTGGGAGACAGACGGGGAAGAGGTGGTGTTGATCGATGAACCGGCGGAACTGACGGCTTATTATCCTTATAGAGAAGATGGGGCGAGTAGCGTAGGGCTGAGCAGTGAGCTCTATGTGGCTTCGAAAGAGATTTATTATTGTCCTTTTAAGGCCTCAAATTCAACCGGGCCCATTACACTGAATTTACGCAGGGCCTATGCGCTGCTGAGATTCAATTTTATCAGGGGGGTAGCAGATGGGACTCCGACTTCTGCCAAAGGAGAGTATACCGGGGACGGGAAGATTAGCTCATTTACCTTCAAGGCAACCTTACGGATTGCCGGAATTCTGGATCTGTTTACCGGAACTGTTGAAGGAGAAGCGCGGGAAGTGACGTTCAATTATAACGTTCCGATCAGTATCGGGACCACTGCGGCTCCTGCCGTTCTGGATTATATGGTGGTACCTTCTGACTTTACCGGAGAGCTTTCTTTTACATTGATGGTAGACGGAAAGGAGATGAAAGGTAAAATCAGCGCTTCGGACCTTTGCGGTACAAGTGGAAAATTGGCGGAAGGGACAAAATATGAGATAAATGCCATTATTCGTCCTACTGAAGTAGAGATAGGGACTGTGAAGGTGGAAGAATGGATAAGGGAGGTGGTCAAAGACCCCTCCGGTGATCCGTTTGTGCCGCAATAA
- a CDS encoding fimbrillin family protein: MLTNIGMGILLTACGNGGMDPVDTGGEDEYVPVRVETVTDNGIGTRAVTLSNAAIGIFRTAPYSATFPQQYDVECIHDGTPWSLASKIYVGSTDASLHAYYPYGKVTFGANSTVTALTVKDHTADNDFCYADAPLTAVNNRTPVASFLLKHAYAGLKFSIACHSTYPLKKCKLTRIVMQPVTSGKTFYVERSMDISKSAADAGQLGGSTASGWSLDTSALAVGTTGIAQGSTDESISKLFPPQDFEDDTRLILTIDGSEYSVTIPYKVLKALKAGYLSTISLEIKGTGVDVSGVKVYPWDTSVVPGGDNDATLD; the protein is encoded by the coding sequence ATGCTGACAAATATCGGGATGGGAATATTGCTGACAGCCTGTGGCAACGGAGGGATGGACCCGGTGGATACCGGCGGGGAAGATGAGTATGTTCCCGTCAGGGTAGAAACCGTTACGGACAACGGCATTGGTACACGTGCTGTCACTTTGTCGAATGCCGCTATCGGAATATTCCGTACGGCACCTTATAGCGCTACGTTTCCGCAACAATACGATGTGGAGTGCATTCACGACGGAACTCCATGGAGCCTGGCAAGCAAGATATATGTCGGGAGCACGGATGCTTCTTTGCATGCCTATTATCCTTATGGTAAGGTCACTTTCGGCGCTAATAGTACGGTGACTGCTCTGACAGTGAAAGATCATACAGCGGATAATGATTTTTGTTATGCTGACGCTCCTCTTACGGCAGTCAATAACCGTACGCCGGTTGCCTCCTTCTTGCTAAAGCATGCTTATGCCGGTTTGAAGTTCAGTATTGCTTGCCATTCCACTTATCCGTTGAAGAAGTGCAAGTTGACCAGAATAGTGATGCAACCTGTAACGAGTGGAAAAACATTTTATGTGGAACGTAGCATGGATATCAGTAAATCCGCTGCGGATGCGGGGCAGTTGGGAGGGAGTACCGCTTCCGGTTGGAGTCTGGATACATCTGCGCTTGCTGTGGGGACAACGGGTATCGCCCAAGGAAGTACGGATGAGAGTATCAGCAAATTGTTTCCTCCACAAGATTTTGAGGATGATACCCGGCTGATATTGACCATTGATGGTAGTGAATATTCCGTGACGATTCCCTATAAAGTTTTGAAGGCTCTGAAAGCCGGATATTTATCTACCATTTCTCTGGAGATCAAAGGTACGGGAGTAGATGTCTCGGGAGTAAAAGTATATCCGTGGGATACTTCTGTTGTACCCGGAGGTGACAACGATGCGACTTTAGATTAA
- a CDS encoding fimbrillin family protein → MKTKSDMKPFIIAALSLTLLVGCGNDDFPAEEPKVPLEITSAFVTGDVQTRAVTPELLTSGSIGVFLEGRSGTGYDKKDNIQYDYNVGWKPKTETIYLGGEDADVCAYKKTTKLDLSAKEAVPLVSQIYDAEIDLVYATNQTVNGTSAGKSVEFTMGHAYSQIEFVFSREDYPNTCKVTEITVENANIIKTATLNLATGGYTPVTVEKVSYWTNVAKHEDGIAVPESGTVKSNVLMIPCTLANAGGTGVTLELKVDGKLMTVPIAHDKLGALTAGVIHQISLKLKGTALEISVKDTPWDNQPVDGEYNPEP, encoded by the coding sequence ATGAAAACCAAGTCTGATATGAAACCATTTATAATAGCTGCTTTATCGCTGACTTTGCTGGTGGGTTGTGGTAATGATGATTTTCCGGCAGAAGAACCGAAAGTCCCTCTGGAGATTACTTCTGCGTTTGTAACGGGGGATGTGCAGACGCGTGCTGTTACGCCGGAATTGCTTACATCAGGTTCGATAGGAGTTTTTTTGGAAGGCCGGTCCGGAACCGGTTATGACAAAAAAGACAATATACAGTATGATTATAATGTAGGCTGGAAACCCAAAACGGAAACGATTTACCTGGGTGGGGAGGATGCCGATGTATGTGCTTATAAGAAAACAACGAAATTAGATTTATCCGCTAAAGAGGCTGTTCCCCTGGTCTCTCAGATTTACGATGCTGAAATCGATTTGGTATATGCAACCAATCAAACAGTGAACGGTACTTCTGCCGGTAAGAGCGTTGAATTTACTATGGGGCATGCTTATTCGCAGATCGAATTTGTCTTTAGCAGAGAGGATTATCCTAATACATGCAAGGTGACTGAGATTACTGTAGAGAATGCAAATATTATTAAGACTGCTACGTTGAATCTGGCAACGGGAGGCTATACACCGGTAACAGTGGAGAAGGTCAGTTACTGGACAAATGTGGCAAAACACGAAGATGGTATTGCGGTTCCTGAATCGGGGACTGTAAAAAGTAATGTATTGATGATTCCCTGCACATTGGCGAATGCCGGAGGTACGGGGGTAACACTTGAATTGAAGGTGGACGGTAAGCTGATGACAGTTCCGATTGCGCATGATAAATTAGGGGCATTGACTGCGGGTGTTATTCATCAGATCAGCTTGAAGTTAAAAGGAACTGCACTTGAAATCAGTGTGAAAGATACTCCGTGGGATAATCAACCGGTGGATGGTGAATATAATCCCGAACCATAA
- a CDS encoding fimbrillin family protein, with amino-acid sequence MKRIYTHNPGFRLAGCLWLMCLLMVAWSSCSQAEVADSIEGGNGEAPLEVRAVTGAEVDTRAPAAVEMTEGTLGIFRLAEADYTALDNIRYDRVPGGNWHPVSTVIYVGGTYARLCAYAPYNSVEFKNSSLKTEAGLTMQTYAVEKDMRFAVSGGDEVWKKTPTANFELKRAYARLVLSVVRDATYPNTCKITQAKIKASTGNIITANTVDISTGTEGSGTQTPQYTHTVTTGLKDGFEIGVTDDTSFDWLLPQQTFSGGVVLTLTVDGMDYSVTIPVDKLSTFVRGTKYTVSLVVKGGKLTLMSDKILIDRDWTEVQTGTGGSGSDYDTSFN; translated from the coding sequence ATGAAACGAATTTATACGCATAATCCGGGTTTTCGTTTGGCAGGATGTCTGTGGCTGATGTGCCTTTTAATGGTAGCCTGGAGCTCCTGTTCGCAAGCGGAGGTTGCAGACTCCATTGAAGGCGGGAATGGAGAGGCACCTCTTGAAGTACGGGCTGTAACCGGCGCGGAGGTTGACACCCGTGCACCCGCTGCTGTAGAGATGACCGAAGGGACATTAGGAATTTTCCGTTTAGCCGAAGCGGATTATACGGCATTGGATAATATTCGTTATGACCGTGTGCCGGGGGGAAATTGGCATCCGGTTTCCACAGTGATCTATGTGGGCGGTACCTATGCCAGGCTGTGTGCTTATGCTCCCTATAACTCTGTGGAGTTTAAAAATAGTTCGTTGAAAACAGAAGCCGGCCTGACCATGCAGACTTATGCGGTGGAGAAAGATATGCGTTTTGCTGTCAGTGGGGGAGATGAAGTCTGGAAAAAGACTCCTACTGCAAATTTTGAATTGAAGCGTGCTTATGCCCGTTTGGTATTGTCTGTGGTACGGGATGCCACGTATCCGAACACATGTAAGATAACGCAGGCAAAAATAAAGGCTTCTACCGGAAATATAATCACAGCCAATACGGTTGACATCAGTACCGGAACCGAAGGAAGTGGAACACAAACACCTCAATATACTCATACTGTGACGACCGGTTTAAAAGACGGATTTGAGATCGGGGTCACAGATGATACGAGTTTTGACTGGCTGCTGCCCCAACAAACTTTTTCCGGAGGCGTAGTTCTGACACTTACGGTGGATGGCATGGATTATTCCGTCACTATTCCGGTCGATAAACTGAGCACATTTGTAAGAGGTACTAAATATACTGTGTCATTGGTTGTCAAAGGTGGAAAGTTAACTTTGATGAGTGACAAAATCCTGATTGACAGGGATTGGACAGAGGTGCAGACAGGGACCGGAGGCAGTGGCAGTGATTATGATACCAGTTTTAATTAG
- a CDS encoding fimbrillin family protein, translated as MKHLLLILVGGILLNACSDDREMDDGRWKASALRVPLQVSSAVIKQEVVTRLAPDPVPLTEGAIGIFLSGTEPESGQEDSGYKVIDNRKYVYSEGHWGPPTANDTIYLVGNDADVCAYYPYKDSYTDKTVIPLQSQDYVETEDIYYALNTMINGFTPAITFDMVHAYSLVELKISRENYFMPCEISKITLKNSNLIKKGTINIAVDGSIHSSETGNYDLTTVTDASPHTLSVGESYVCRVLMIPVPLKIERTDAEGGEFGLSVSLVIDGQQMLVEIPYSELGEFRQGEKYVIGLKIKGTEIVPTVKALEWEDEEVNGGNKYPVE; from the coding sequence ATGAAACATTTATTATTGATCCTGGTGGGAGGTATTTTATTGAATGCCTGTTCTGATGACCGTGAGATGGATGACGGGAGATGGAAAGCATCTGCACTTCGAGTACCACTCCAGGTATCTTCGGCAGTCATTAAGCAGGAGGTGGTTACACGTTTAGCTCCCGATCCGGTACCTTTGACGGAAGGGGCCATAGGGATTTTTCTGTCGGGCACAGAACCTGAAAGCGGACAAGAGGATAGCGGATATAAAGTTATTGACAACCGTAAATACGTTTACAGCGAAGGTCATTGGGGACCTCCGACGGCTAATGATACAATTTATTTAGTGGGTAACGATGCTGATGTCTGCGCTTACTACCCTTATAAAGATTCGTATACGGACAAGACGGTCATTCCATTACAATCACAGGACTATGTGGAAACTGAAGATATCTATTATGCATTGAATACGATGATAAATGGTTTTACTCCTGCGATTACTTTTGATATGGTACATGCTTATTCTTTGGTGGAGTTGAAGATCAGCCGTGAGAACTACTTTATGCCTTGTGAAATTAGTAAAATAACCTTGAAGAATTCCAATCTAATAAAAAAAGGCACTATTAACATAGCTGTTGACGGAAGTATACACTCCTCGGAAACAGGGAATTATGATTTGACAACAGTAACTGATGCTTCACCTCATACATTGTCTGTTGGCGAATCTTATGTATGCCGTGTACTGATGATTCCGGTTCCGCTTAAAATTGAGCGGACAGATGCGGAAGGAGGAGAATTCGGGCTGTCTGTCAGCCTTGTGATAGATGGTCAACAGATGCTCGTGGAGATCCCGTATTCCGAACTTGGGGAGTTCAGGCAGGGAGAAAAGTATGTTATCGGATTAAAGATCAAAGGAACAGAAATCGTGCCTACCGTCAAAGCATTGGAATGGGAAGATGAAGAGGTTAATGGCGGGAATAAATATCCTGTTGAATAA